In Parasegetibacter sp. NRK P23, a single genomic region encodes these proteins:
- the greA gene encoding transcription elongation factor GreA, whose product MTINYVTKETLELMKAELHRMKTVDRPAASRAIAEAREKGDLRENAEYDAAKEAQGILEAKMAQLENDLANARIVDADSVDTSKVSILTKVTITNIATKKTVKYQLVGEKEADLKAGKISISSPIGKGLMGKVIGEVAEVHAPNGVMKFKVENIEI is encoded by the coding sequence ATGACAATAAATTATGTTACCAAAGAAACGCTGGAGCTGATGAAAGCTGAATTGCACCGGATGAAAACGGTGGACAGGCCGGCGGCGTCCAGGGCGATTGCTGAAGCACGCGAAAAAGGTGACCTGCGTGAGAACGCTGAATATGATGCCGCTAAAGAGGCCCAGGGTATTCTTGAGGCTAAAATGGCACAACTGGAGAACGACCTGGCCAACGCAAGGATCGTGGATGCGGATTCCGTGGATACCAGCAAGGTGTCTATCCTCACTAAAGTAACCATCACCAATATCGCGACCAAGAAAACGGTGAAGTACCAACTGGTAGGCGAAAAAGAGGCCGACCTGAAAGCCGGTAAAATCTCTATCAGTTCACCCATCGGGAAAGGATTGATGGGAAAAGTGATCGGTGAAGTGGCCGAAGTGCACGCACCGAACGGGGTGATGAAATTCAAGGTGGAGAACATCGAGATATAA
- a CDS encoding HIT family protein produces MASIFSKIISGELPSYKIAENDKFFAFLDISPLVEGHVLVVPKYEEDKLLELPDDYLAQLLLFAKPIARAIEKAIPCQRCGLSVIGLEVPHAHLHLVPLQTADDLNFTRPKLKPSADQLKATQEKILQVLAL; encoded by the coding sequence ATGGCTTCAATATTCTCAAAGATCATTTCGGGAGAACTCCCTTCTTATAAGATCGCCGAAAACGATAAATTCTTCGCTTTTCTTGATATCAGCCCTTTGGTGGAAGGACATGTGCTCGTAGTACCGAAGTATGAAGAAGATAAACTTCTGGAACTGCCGGACGATTACCTTGCGCAACTGCTGCTCTTCGCCAAGCCCATCGCCAGGGCCATCGAAAAAGCGATTCCCTGCCAGCGTTGCGGTTTATCTGTAATCGGGCTGGAAGTGCCGCATGCGCACCTGCACCTGGTTCCCCTCCAAACCGCGGACGACCTTAATTTCACCCGTCCCAAACTGAAACCGTCCGCCGATCAATTAAAGGCGACCCAGGAAAAAATTCTTCAGGTACTTGCGTTGTAA
- the yidD gene encoding membrane protein insertion efficiency factor YidD: protein MRTAYLLILLLCSAGLRAQELTAADILLVKHAHQPVAQKAKEYNRAGNNTTVLEAKKKSALAQYNPISLTLKGAMALYQQVLSPQLSRSCPYEITCSNFSKHAIREFGVVKGIFLSADRVLRCNRIGLLDVHPLNIHDHNGTITDPLAQYRIR, encoded by the coding sequence ATGAGAACGGCGTACCTTTTAATACTTTTATTATGCTCCGCGGGGCTTCGTGCGCAGGAACTCACGGCGGCGGATATCCTCCTTGTGAAGCATGCGCACCAGCCGGTTGCACAGAAAGCAAAAGAATACAACCGGGCCGGCAATAATACCACCGTATTGGAGGCAAAGAAAAAATCAGCGCTGGCGCAGTATAACCCAATATCTCTTACGCTAAAAGGCGCGATGGCATTGTACCAGCAGGTACTTTCTCCGCAGTTGTCCAGGAGTTGTCCGTATGAAATCACCTGCTCCAACTTCAGCAAACACGCGATCCGGGAGTTCGGGGTGGTGAAGGGCATCTTCCTCAGTGCCGACAGGGTGTTGCGCTGCAACAGGATCGGACTCCTCGACGTGCATCCACTTAACATACACGATCACAACGGAACGATAACAGATCCGCTGGCCCAATACAGGATCCGATGA
- a CDS encoding TM2 domain-containing protein — protein sequence MKKRILTWIAGCFITAVSFAATTPSAEGASYFVDDQQIETLFENSQDISLSAAAEVMNMTQGSNAVAMNNAQFASGDKNFVAAILLNFFLGGLGIHRLYLGTKTMTWIGYILTCGGIFGIVPFVDLIVLIINNQDISPYVGNPKFFMWGGGNM from the coding sequence ATGAAAAAGAGAATCTTAACCTGGATCGCAGGCTGTTTTATTACAGCCGTGTCATTTGCGGCCACAACCCCCTCAGCTGAAGGTGCTTCTTATTTTGTAGATGACCAGCAGATTGAGACTTTGTTCGAGAACAGCCAGGACATCAGCCTCAGCGCTGCTGCAGAAGTGATGAACATGACACAGGGCAGCAATGCCGTTGCCATGAACAACGCGCAGTTCGCCAGCGGCGATAAAAACTTCGTGGCTGCCATTCTCCTGAACTTCTTCCTCGGAGGACTCGGTATTCACCGTCTCTACCTGGGTACTAAAACCATGACCTGGATCGGGTATATCCTTACCTGCGGCGGTATCTTTGGTATAGTTCCCTTCGTGGATCTGATCGTTCTCATCATCAACAACCAGGATATCAGCCCATACGTAGGCAATCCTAAGTTCTTTATGTGGGGCGGTGGCAACATGTAA
- the ruvC gene encoding crossover junction endodeoxyribonuclease RuvC yields the protein MHKASKIILGIDPGTLVMGYGIICVTGQEIRLIEMDVLKLAAYKDMYNRLHLIHTKVHEVIRTHKPDCFAIEAPFFGKNVQSMLKLGRAQGVAIAAAMQAGLDVTEYSPKTVKQSVTGNGNADKERVWKMLQHILSLKETEPAYYDATDALAVAVCHHYQASSPVAAVKKGKAGGWDAFIRENPGRVKLP from the coding sequence TTGCATAAGGCATCAAAAATAATTCTGGGCATTGATCCGGGCACCCTCGTAATGGGATACGGCATCATTTGTGTGACCGGGCAGGAGATCAGGCTGATAGAAATGGATGTGCTGAAACTGGCGGCGTACAAAGACATGTACAACCGGCTGCACCTCATTCATACTAAAGTGCACGAAGTGATCCGTACACATAAGCCTGATTGTTTCGCCATTGAAGCGCCTTTCTTCGGAAAGAACGTGCAGAGTATGCTGAAACTGGGGCGGGCACAGGGCGTGGCCATCGCCGCGGCGATGCAGGCTGGCCTTGATGTAACAGAGTATTCTCCCAAAACAGTAAAACAGTCCGTGACCGGCAACGGGAACGCCGATAAAGAGCGGGTATGGAAGATGTTGCAACACATTCTTTCCCTGAAAGAAACCGAACCCGCTTATTACGATGCCACGGATGCCCTCGCCGTGGCCGTTTGTCACCACTATCAGGCAAGTTCACCCGTAGCGGCCGTTAAAAAAGGTAAAGCCGGCGGCTGGGACGCTTTCATCCGGGAAAATCCAGGAAGAGTTAAGTTGCCATGA
- a CDS encoding lysylphosphatidylglycerol synthase domain-containing protein: MPRIIFDALCNEGVFLAKYPVLNKSIKIIINYWLGPLLFIWFGYHIWQQISSDGDWKDSWNHIRSTAFSAHWQEWVLLCVLMLANWSIEALKWHNSIKHLQQMSYWRSFRAILTGLSFAVNTPNRIGEYLGRVLYVEEGNRIRAVAITIVNSWSQLIITLVMGVLALIYMQVQLGKATIEDAGLSIFWIRSFQWMLIVITVVLVSLYMRLGWLIPLLEKLPFIERFGKYFHVLGEFSRRELLEMLLLSLLRYFVFILQYQLVFSIFGVGLTWWQGFWMTGAVFLILAIVPTIALAELGLRGEVSLQLIGMLSKNKIGIVAATGSVWFVNLLIPAIVGSIMVIGIKIYRNK; this comes from the coding sequence ATGCCCAGAATTATTTTTGATGCCTTATGCAATGAGGGTGTATTTTTAGCGAAATATCCTGTTCTGAACAAAAGTATCAAAATAATCATCAATTACTGGCTCGGGCCATTGCTGTTCATCTGGTTCGGCTATCATATCTGGCAACAGATCAGTTCGGATGGTGATTGGAAGGATTCCTGGAATCACATACGAAGTACCGCTTTCAGTGCGCACTGGCAGGAATGGGTGTTGCTTTGTGTGCTGATGCTGGCGAACTGGAGCATTGAAGCGCTGAAATGGCACAACTCCATCAAACACCTGCAGCAGATGAGCTACTGGCGCTCGTTCCGTGCCATATTAACCGGTCTTTCCTTCGCGGTGAACACACCCAACAGGATCGGAGAGTACCTCGGCCGGGTGCTGTATGTGGAAGAGGGGAACCGCATCCGTGCGGTGGCCATTACCATCGTGAACAGCTGGAGCCAACTGATCATCACCCTGGTGATGGGTGTGCTGGCATTGATTTATATGCAGGTGCAACTGGGGAAAGCAACTATTGAGGACGCGGGACTGTCTATCTTCTGGATACGGTCCTTTCAATGGATGCTCATTGTAATAACGGTAGTGCTTGTTTCCCTCTACATGCGCCTGGGTTGGTTGATCCCTCTGCTGGAGAAGCTGCCCTTCATCGAGCGGTTTGGAAAATATTTCCATGTGCTGGGCGAATTTTCACGGCGCGAATTACTGGAAATGCTTTTGCTTTCATTGCTGCGGTACTTTGTTTTTATCCTGCAGTACCAACTGGTTTTCAGTATATTCGGGGTAGGGCTTACCTGGTGGCAGGGTTTTTGGATGACCGGTGCTGTGTTCCTGATCCTCGCGATCGTTCCAACGATAGCGCTGGCGGAACTTGGCTTGAGAGGAGAAGTGAGTTTGCAGTTGATCGGCATGTTAAGTAAAAATAAAATCGGCATCGTGGCCGCAACCGGCAGCGTTTGGTTCGTTAACTTGTTGATACCGGCTATTGTGGGAAGCATCATGGTGATCGGAATTAAAATATACAGGAACAAATGA
- a CDS encoding DUF3108 domain-containing protein, which translates to MKAAGLLTLIFLSLHLRAANDFCSVRNTSFKAGESITLKVYYTLGVYVAAGEATFTSSLERLNGKPVYHIVGEGKTYNFYDNFFKVRDRYETYIDTASLQPYKFIRNVEEGGYKKYENVSFNRTANTAVTTKGVFKVPECVQDVVSSIYYARNIDFSKYKPGDKIPFSLFLDDEVYNIYIRYMGKETIKTKYGKFRAIKFKPYLIKGSVFEGGEKMTVWVSDDGNKIPVRIESPISVGSIKVDMSSYRNLRYPLSSLISVR; encoded by the coding sequence ATGAAAGCTGCAGGTTTACTGACTCTTATATTTTTATCGCTGCACTTAAGGGCGGCCAATGATTTCTGCTCCGTCAGGAATACTTCTTTCAAAGCAGGCGAAAGCATTACACTGAAAGTGTATTATACGCTTGGCGTATATGTGGCCGCAGGAGAAGCCACCTTTACATCATCCCTGGAAAGACTGAACGGAAAGCCTGTTTACCATATCGTGGGAGAAGGCAAGACCTATAACTTCTACGATAACTTTTTCAAGGTACGCGACCGCTACGAAACCTACATCGATACCGCCAGCTTACAACCCTACAAGTTTATCCGCAATGTAGAGGAAGGCGGTTATAAAAAATATGAGAATGTAAGTTTCAACCGTACCGCTAATACAGCCGTTACCACGAAAGGGGTTTTCAAGGTGCCCGAATGTGTACAGGATGTGGTAAGTTCAATTTATTACGCGCGCAACATTGATTTCTCCAAATACAAGCCCGGAGATAAGATTCCTTTTTCCCTATTCCTGGATGATGAGGTGTACAACATCTACATCCGTTACATGGGCAAAGAGACCATCAAAACCAAGTATGGAAAATTCCGCGCCATCAAATTCAAACCCTACCTGATCAAGGGATCCGTTTTTGAAGGTGGTGAAAAAATGACCGTATGGGTTTCAGATGACGGCAATAAAATTCCTGTGCGGATAGAAAGTCCGATCTCCGTTGGGAGCATCAAAGTAGACATGTCTTCCTACCGGAATTTGCGTTACCCGCTTTCTTCGTTGATCAGTGTACGGTAG
- a CDS encoding aspartyl protease family protein yields the protein MSTPYFHAAKKLGMGNIYASIELVNLEDLTLSKKHIIGKEEVRSIQIRALVDTGARELIINENIQSYLKLPVVGKKTFYLANDKPVACDVVSGLEIRFQHISEPCKAVVLPGEVEPLLGVMALEVLNVVIDPLRQELIIPSDEQYRNRIHSIRTPGFAECVESIRVYNNLVKDFVRLHKKEGEVIPGIDE from the coding sequence ATGAGTACACCTTATTTTCATGCAGCTAAAAAACTAGGTATGGGCAACATTTATGCGAGTATTGAATTGGTGAATTTGGAGGACCTGACCCTGTCGAAAAAACACATCATCGGGAAAGAAGAAGTGAGAAGTATCCAGATCCGTGCATTGGTGGATACCGGAGCGCGTGAACTGATTATTAACGAGAACATCCAATCTTACCTCAAGCTTCCTGTGGTGGGAAAGAAAACCTTCTACCTGGCCAACGACAAGCCGGTGGCCTGCGACGTGGTAAGCGGGCTGGAGATCAGGTTCCAGCACATCAGCGAGCCATGCAAGGCCGTGGTTTTACCGGGGGAAGTGGAGCCGTTACTGGGCGTGATGGCACTTGAGGTATTAAACGTGGTGATAGATCCGTTGCGGCAGGAACTCATCATCCCTTCAGATGAACAGTACAGGAACAGGATTCATTCTATACGCACACCCGGATTCGCGGAGTGTGTGGAGAGTATCAGGGTATACAATAACCTCGTGAAGGACTTTGTGCGGCTACATAAAAAAGAGGGAGAGGTAATACCGGGTATTGATGAGTGA
- a CDS encoding MBL fold metallo-hydrolase yields MQLYSIPTGNFKLDGGAMFGVVPKSIWNKLNPADEQNMCSWAMRCMLIEDGNRLILIDNGIGDKQDAKFMGHYYLHGDDTLESSLRKHGFHKDDITDVVLTHLHFDHCGGSIERKNDKLVPAFPNAVYWSNEAHWKWATEPNAREKASFLKENILPIQESGQLKFIPTPDAEKGRLAESIFTEHISFRFVSGHTESMMLPQIKYNGRTIVFVADLLPSTAHIPLPYVMAYDTRPLLTLEEKKIFLDEAAAKEFILFFEHDVQNECCTLIQTEKGIRAGESFFLRNC; encoded by the coding sequence ATGCAACTTTATTCCATTCCTACGGGAAACTTCAAGCTTGATGGCGGCGCCATGTTCGGCGTTGTTCCGAAATCCATCTGGAACAAACTCAATCCGGCGGATGAACAGAATATGTGTTCCTGGGCCATGCGCTGCATGTTGATTGAAGATGGGAACCGGCTTATCCTCATAGACAATGGAATAGGTGATAAACAGGATGCAAAGTTCATGGGACACTACTATCTCCATGGCGATGATACACTGGAAAGCTCCCTGCGAAAACACGGTTTCCATAAAGATGATATCACCGATGTGGTCCTTACGCACCTGCATTTTGACCATTGTGGCGGAAGCATTGAACGGAAGAACGATAAGCTGGTGCCCGCTTTCCCGAATGCCGTTTACTGGAGCAATGAAGCGCACTGGAAATGGGCTACCGAACCAAACGCAAGAGAAAAAGCCTCGTTTCTTAAGGAGAATATTCTTCCCATACAAGAGAGTGGACAACTGAAATTCATACCTACTCCGGACGCAGAAAAAGGCCGGCTGGCGGAAAGTATTTTCACCGAGCATATCTCATTCCGCTTTGTAAGCGGTCACACGGAATCGATGATGCTCCCGCAGATAAAATACAATGGCCGCACCATTGTATTTGTGGCCGATCTTCTTCCTTCCACCGCACATATTCCCCTTCCTTATGTAATGGCTTATGATACGAGACCGTTGCTTACTTTGGAAGAGAAAAAAATCTTCCTTGACGAAGCCGCGGCGAAAGAATTTATTTTATTCTTTGAACACGATGTTCAAAACGAGTGCTGCACGCTGATTCAAACGGAGAAGGGCATACGCGCAGGAGAAAGTTTTTTCCTCCGAAATTGCTGA
- a CDS encoding MFS transporter, translating into MQTASRKVINGWAMYDWANSVYNLVITTTFFPIYFVAVTKSPDGSDKVEFLGRQFTNSSLYDYTLAAAYLVVALLYPILTSIADTRGNKKNFMRFFCYMGALGSSALYFFDASNLWLGISAFMLAAMGYAGSLVFYNAYLPEIAAPEDRDRISAKGFSYGYTGSVIMQIIGFCLILFMEGQSGKATQITFLLVGIWWLLFAQISFNRLPSTTVKSPTKGNIFTDGFHEVKKVYGEVKKLAVLKRFLRGFFFYSMGVQTVMLAATLFGSKLLHLPDTNLIITVVLIQLVAIPGAILMSRLSSKFGNIKVLMGVVFFWILICIAAFQTANVAEPLAPMHEKIAVLKQQKETLEQSSQDFAFVDKQIKTEEDLLAPLQKPVEFSFYALAIAVGLVMGGIQSLSRSTYSKLMPETKDTASYFSYYDLTEKIAIVLGIFSFGLIEDITGSMKNSVLSLIVFFGIGMVWLYSALQKKKSVSPS; encoded by the coding sequence ATGCAAACCGCTTCCCGCAAAGTGATCAACGGTTGGGCCATGTACGATTGGGCCAATTCCGTTTACAACCTTGTGATCACCACCACCTTCTTCCCCATTTACTTTGTGGCGGTCACAAAAAGCCCGGATGGCAGCGACAAAGTTGAGTTCCTGGGCAGGCAGTTCACCAACTCTTCCCTGTACGATTATACACTGGCGGCAGCATACCTCGTGGTGGCTTTGCTTTACCCCATACTTACTTCCATAGCGGATACGCGCGGCAACAAAAAGAATTTCATGCGCTTCTTTTGTTACATGGGCGCATTGGGCTCTTCCGCTTTATACTTCTTTGACGCCTCCAACCTATGGCTCGGCATCTCCGCTTTTATGCTGGCGGCCATGGGGTACGCGGGCAGTCTGGTTTTCTACAATGCCTACTTGCCGGAGATCGCCGCACCGGAAGACAGGGACCGTATTTCAGCAAAAGGTTTTTCCTATGGCTATACCGGCAGCGTCATCATGCAGATCATCGGGTTCTGCCTGATCCTTTTCATGGAAGGACAAAGCGGCAAAGCAACGCAGATCACCTTTCTCCTGGTAGGTATATGGTGGCTGTTGTTCGCACAAATTTCGTTCAACCGTTTGCCATCAACAACCGTGAAATCACCGACCAAAGGCAATATTTTCACCGATGGTTTCCATGAGGTAAAGAAGGTATATGGCGAGGTGAAAAAACTGGCCGTACTCAAGAGATTTCTCCGTGGTTTCTTTTTTTACAGCATGGGCGTGCAAACTGTAATGCTGGCTGCCACACTGTTTGGAAGCAAATTGCTCCATCTGCCCGACACCAACCTCATCATTACGGTGGTACTGATTCAACTGGTGGCCATTCCCGGTGCCATACTCATGAGCCGACTTTCTTCGAAGTTCGGGAACATCAAAGTGCTGATGGGCGTGGTATTCTTTTGGATATTGATTTGTATTGCCGCTTTCCAGACCGCCAACGTTGCGGAACCATTGGCCCCGATGCACGAGAAGATCGCAGTACTGAAGCAACAAAAAGAAACGCTTGAACAAAGTAGCCAGGATTTCGCATTTGTTGATAAACAAATCAAAACTGAAGAGGACCTGCTTGCGCCATTACAAAAACCGGTGGAATTCAGCTTTTATGCCCTGGCCATCGCGGTAGGGCTGGTAATGGGCGGTATTCAATCGCTCAGCCGTTCCACCTATTCCAAACTGATGCCCGAAACAAAAGACACCGCCTCTTATTTCAGTTATTATGATCTTACGGAGAAGATCGCTATTGTATTGGGCATATTTAGTTTCGGGTTAATAGAAGACATCACCGGAAGCATGAAAAACTCCGTATTGAGCCTGATTGTATTTTTCGGAATAGGCATGGTCTGGCTCTATAGCGCACTTCAGAAAAAAAAATCCGTTTCTCCATCGTAA
- a CDS encoding undecaprenyl-diphosphate phosphatase, with product MNLLEAIILAIVEGLTEFLPVSSTGHMVITSSLMGIHTDEFTKLFEVAVQLGAIMAVVVLYWKKFVDFKSIQFYLKLAFAVLPALILGFLFSDKIDEMLESPLTVAISLFLGGFVLLFIDRFFQKPEIHTEPEISFRKAITIGFWQCLAMIPGVSRSAASIIGGMQQQLSRSLAAEFSFFLAVPTMAAASGYSLVLKDFQMNGTEVKGYELVLASTKNITAFVVGNIVAFIVAMLAIRFFIGFLQKRGFRLFGIYRIALGVVLLGLYMAGKL from the coding sequence ATGAATCTCCTTGAAGCCATTATCCTGGCCATTGTAGAAGGACTTACCGAATTTCTTCCCGTTTCCTCCACCGGCCACATGGTGATCACCAGTTCACTGATGGGTATCCATACCGATGAGTTCACCAAACTGTTCGAGGTAGCCGTTCAGTTGGGTGCTATCATGGCGGTAGTGGTATTGTACTGGAAGAAATTTGTCGATTTCAAAAGCATTCAGTTTTACCTGAAACTCGCGTTCGCTGTTCTTCCCGCACTGATCCTCGGCTTCCTGTTTTCCGACAAGATCGACGAAATGCTCGAAAGCCCGCTTACCGTTGCCATCTCCCTGTTCCTCGGGGGTTTCGTGCTCCTGTTCATCGACCGCTTCTTCCAGAAGCCTGAAATACATACCGAACCTGAAATATCCTTCCGTAAGGCCATCACCATCGGTTTCTGGCAATGCCTTGCCATGATCCCGGGCGTGAGCCGGAGTGCCGCCTCCATTATTGGCGGAATGCAACAGCAACTGAGCCGTTCCCTGGCAGCCGAGTTCTCCTTTTTCCTGGCAGTGCCCACCATGGCGGCCGCTTCCGGTTATTCTCTCGTACTCAAAGACTTCCAAATGAATGGCACGGAGGTAAAAGGATACGAACTGGTACTGGCTTCCACTAAAAACATCACTGCTTTCGTTGTGGGCAACATCGTAGCGTTTATCGTAGCCATGCTTGCTATCCGCTTCTTCATCGGTTTTCTCCAAAAGCGCGGTTTCCGCCTTTTCGGCATCTACCGCATAGCGCTCGGAGTGGTATTACTGGGCCTGTATATGGCCGGTAAGTTATAA
- a CDS encoding DUF3098 domain-containing protein: protein MTENKSTSLFHKENYIWMIAGIVIVIIGMLLMAGGKSQDPNIFAENEVYSTRRITIAPILIVGGLLLEIYAIFKKPKKQAA from the coding sequence ATGACCGAAAACAAAAGCACCAGTCTCTTTCACAAAGAGAATTATATATGGATGATCGCCGGTATCGTGATCGTGATCATTGGTATGTTGCTCATGGCTGGCGGCAAAAGCCAGGACCCGAACATCTTTGCTGAAAACGAAGTATACAGCACCCGCAGAATCACCATCGCCCCGATCCTGATCGTTGGCGGATTGCTGCTGGAGATTTACGCCATCTTCAAAAAACCTAAAAAGCAGGCGGCCTGA
- a CDS encoding ABC transporter permease: MSQIGKASAKRSSPSYFMSILGVSLVLLILGILGWIVINANKLGQYFKENVEVRVYLRENITAKDSTELVDYVKTQPYVKSYTYVTKEMAKDKFMKDGNADWGKVLDYNPLPASIEFKLYDEYVQKDSLLKIKNTFQEKLAVSSAEYPDAVVDSVNKNVQQASLVLLVIAVILGIVVIFLIDNTIKLAMFSNRFLIKTMQMVGATRWFIAKPLDMRAILNGALSGLLAIAGIIALIFVAEKYIPEIRAIRDMNMLAILFAIIILLGIAISFFSTHRSVIKYLKMKLDDLY, encoded by the coding sequence ATGTCTCAAATCGGAAAAGCATCTGCCAAACGTTCCTCACCATCTTACTTTATGTCGATCCTCGGAGTATCGCTTGTATTGCTTATCCTGGGTATCCTCGGGTGGATCGTGATCAACGCCAACAAGCTGGGCCAGTACTTTAAAGAGAATGTGGAAGTGAGGGTGTACCTGCGCGAGAACATCACGGCCAAAGACAGTACCGAACTGGTGGATTATGTAAAAACACAGCCCTATGTGAAGTCCTACACGTATGTAACCAAAGAGATGGCGAAAGACAAATTTATGAAGGACGGCAATGCGGATTGGGGTAAAGTATTGGATTACAACCCATTACCTGCAAGCATAGAATTCAAGTTGTATGATGAATATGTTCAGAAGGACTCCCTGCTGAAGATCAAGAATACTTTTCAGGAAAAACTTGCCGTGAGCAGCGCAGAATACCCTGACGCGGTGGTGGACAGCGTGAACAAGAATGTGCAACAGGCCTCCCTGGTATTGCTGGTGATTGCCGTTATCCTGGGGATCGTGGTGATCTTCCTGATCGATAACACCATTAAACTTGCCATGTTCAGCAACCGTTTCCTGATCAAGACCATGCAGATGGTGGGCGCCACCCGCTGGTTTATCGCCAAGCCGCTGGATATGCGCGCCATCCTGAACGGAGCGCTTAGCGGACTCCTGGCGATCGCAGGCATCATCGCACTGATCTTCGTGGCCGAAAAATACATCCCGGAGATCAGGGCTATACGGGACATGAACATGCTGGCGATCCTCTTCGCCATCATCATATTACTGGGTATCGCGATATCTTTCTTCAGCACCCACAGAAGTGTGATCAAATACCTGAAAATGAAACTGGATGATTTGTATTGA